One stretch of Streptomyces sp. NBC_01363 DNA includes these proteins:
- a CDS encoding DUF2637 domain-containing protein, which translates to MALLAVAAFALSYDALRQMAAASHIHPALTYAFPLVIDGFIAIGIGALLVLRTAPLSARLYVSALVGIATATSIWANVLHAIRLNQQTRHDGLSLDDITVGAISAIAPLALAGAVHFYLLVARGPTTAGRRNPIGHSANDGHKPAVGDMDRETSPPTVTSANDVAQPVAKRLAKTPHQAGMPGGIPPSISLEQAIDIGRTAPLGRADRVSRRNVEKAIRDKGFGISRSRLDKVKDLLQAELDEATASTG; encoded by the coding sequence GTGGCGCTGCTGGCCGTGGCGGCCTTCGCGCTCTCCTACGACGCCCTGCGCCAGATGGCCGCCGCCAGCCACATCCACCCGGCGCTCACCTACGCCTTCCCGCTCGTCATCGACGGGTTCATCGCCATCGGGATCGGCGCCCTGCTCGTCCTGCGGACCGCACCGCTGTCCGCCCGCCTCTACGTCTCGGCGCTGGTCGGCATCGCCACCGCCACGAGCATCTGGGCCAACGTCCTGCACGCCATCCGCCTCAACCAGCAAACCCGCCACGACGGGCTCTCCCTTGACGACATCACCGTCGGAGCCATCTCCGCCATCGCCCCACTCGCCCTGGCCGGAGCCGTCCACTTCTACCTCCTTGTCGCGCGAGGCCCCACCACCGCCGGCCGCCGCAACCCCATCGGTCACAGCGCCAATGACGGCCACAAACCCGCTGTGGGAGACATGGATCGCGAGACGTCACCGCCAACCGTCACGAGCGCCAACGACGTGGCGCAGCCCGTCGCGAAGCGCCTGGCAAAGACTCCGCACCAGGCAGGTATGCCGGGAGGTATTCCGCCAAGCATTTCGCTGGAGCAGGCCATCGACATCGGCCGCACGGCTCCCCTCGGTCGGGCCGACCGTGTTTCGCGCCGCAACGTCGAGAAGGCGATCCGGGACAAGGGGTTCGGCATTTCCCGAAGCCGCCTGGACAAGGTCAAGGACCTGCTGCAGGCCGAACTCGACGAGGCCACCGCAAGCACCGGCTGA
- a CDS encoding mobilization protein: MVPDINPPGGRTIGLLKYLYRTSDIEAHVDPHIVAAYDPFVADPGRHPSATLTGLAADLDQWVDALKDKAPAKHVWHCSVRTADTDRILSDEVWATVARRIVNATGIAPEGDEQACRWIAVRHAPDHIHLVATLVRADRTQPRRHKDAIRAQAECRKIEKEFGLRQLKKGDGTAAKRPTSAERRKAERLGQEATSRELLREHVHRALAGASDEAEFFGRLASEGVRIKKRVAPSGDLLGYSVALVGDRNAKQEPIWYSGSKLAPDLSLPKIRERFTTERNVPEPPALMQRAGESAPGRARRFSAEALDTALTVIASTDDEAAAAHIVGVSEVLDALAQTTLGRPHEELRDAARTFERATRSHIRGEQTRMYALRRAARQIVRSGHALGHGADGAATALVLDVLILAVVAAGHWHAAHQHAQQAEAACQTAMHLRTAYRAVAASPLAGMRAYGEKLSTRTQHNQIAAIRSALPELASRVQNEASWPALAAMLDQAQRAGHNPSVLLRKVAAQRELNSADFVSEVLVWRLYRLDLVPAEMPTTARADKRPAKQGPHIPQPAARSGSEAARPRRR; the protein is encoded by the coding sequence TTGGTCCCCGACATAAACCCGCCGGGCGGTCGGACGATCGGCCTGCTCAAGTACCTCTACCGGACCAGTGACATCGAAGCCCACGTCGACCCGCACATCGTTGCCGCGTACGACCCCTTCGTGGCCGATCCCGGACGCCACCCGAGCGCCACATTGACAGGACTCGCCGCCGATCTCGACCAGTGGGTCGACGCCCTGAAGGACAAGGCCCCGGCCAAGCATGTCTGGCACTGTTCGGTGCGCACCGCGGACACGGACCGCATCCTCAGCGACGAGGTATGGGCGACCGTCGCACGCCGCATTGTCAACGCCACGGGCATCGCCCCTGAAGGGGACGAGCAAGCATGCCGCTGGATCGCGGTCCGGCACGCCCCCGACCACATCCATCTCGTCGCCACCCTCGTACGCGCCGACCGCACCCAGCCACGCCGCCACAAAGACGCCATCCGAGCCCAGGCTGAATGCCGCAAGATCGAGAAGGAATTCGGCCTGCGCCAGCTGAAGAAGGGCGATGGCACCGCTGCCAAACGCCCCACAAGCGCCGAGCGCCGCAAAGCCGAACGCCTCGGGCAAGAGGCCACATCCCGCGAGCTGCTGCGAGAGCACGTCCACCGCGCCCTCGCCGGTGCTTCCGACGAGGCCGAGTTCTTTGGCCGCCTCGCCTCCGAAGGCGTACGGATCAAGAAGCGCGTCGCCCCGTCCGGTGACCTTCTTGGCTACTCCGTAGCCCTCGTCGGTGACCGCAACGCCAAGCAGGAACCCATCTGGTATTCGGGCTCGAAACTCGCACCTGACCTGTCCCTGCCCAAAATCCGTGAGCGCTTCACTACCGAACGAAATGTCCCCGAGCCTCCGGCCCTCATGCAACGGGCCGGCGAATCCGCGCCGGGCCGCGCCCGCCGCTTCTCCGCAGAAGCCCTCGACACAGCCCTCACCGTGATCGCTTCCACCGACGACGAGGCTGCGGCTGCCCACATCGTCGGCGTGAGCGAGGTCCTCGACGCTCTCGCTCAAACCACCCTGGGCCGTCCACATGAGGAACTCCGAGATGCCGCAAGGACCTTCGAGCGCGCAACCCGCTCCCACATTCGCGGCGAGCAGACCCGGATGTACGCACTCCGACGGGCCGCTCGCCAGATCGTCCGCTCCGGGCATGCCCTCGGACACGGAGCAGACGGTGCCGCCACCGCTCTGGTCCTGGACGTTCTGATCCTCGCCGTCGTCGCCGCCGGTCACTGGCACGCCGCCCACCAGCACGCCCAGCAAGCCGAGGCCGCATGCCAAACCGCCATGCACCTTCGCACGGCGTACCGGGCCGTCGCTGCAAGTCCGTTGGCTGGCATGCGCGCATACGGCGAAAAGCTCTCCACTCGGACACAGCACAACCAGATCGCCGCAATCCGCTCCGCACTGCCCGAACTGGCCAGCCGCGTCCAAAACGAGGCCAGCTGGCCCGCCCTGGCAGCCATGCTGGATCAAGCCCAGCGGGCCGGACACAACCCCTCGGTCCTCCTCCGTAAGGTCGCAGCACAACGGGAGCTCAACAGCGCGGACTTCGTCAGCGAGGTGCTCGTCTGGCGCCTGTACCGACTCGATCTCGTACCCGCCGAGATGCCCACCACTGCGCGAGCCGACAAGCGACCGGCGAAACAGGGGCCGCACATCCCTCAGCCCGCCGCCCGTTCAGGTTCGGAGGCCGCGCGCCCTCGTCGTCGTTGA
- a CDS encoding aldo/keto reductase, with the protein MRGAELGLGTYRTADVAAAAQAAINQGVSWIDTAPNYQRGTAEEQLAPVLGAFPSVRVSTKVGFLDAARQERATKEGVLTPSRTGKGYCLEPSFVRWQAAQSKAALGRIPDITFVHNPEHGGPERHELDARLLEAFRTLEECCRQGLIKTYGVATWSALHDGSLTVGRLMELAHKAGDTTNKFAAIQLPLSLVQLGPIADALDGRGVLFDAHAVGLEVFASAPLHGGELLEMVTPTVAQEVLPGTTPIQLLLGTVASTPGVTRILLSASTTSHWTAAEQAVAPPLPCLFDSTELRKIVDAFRA; encoded by the coding sequence GTGAGGGGCGCCGAACTCGGCCTGGGCACCTATCGCACGGCCGACGTTGCGGCCGCAGCCCAGGCCGCGATCAACCAAGGCGTCTCCTGGATCGATACGGCCCCGAACTACCAGCGCGGCACAGCCGAGGAGCAGCTGGCCCCCGTTCTGGGCGCCTTCCCGTCCGTACGTGTGTCAACGAAGGTGGGCTTCCTGGACGCTGCCCGCCAGGAGCGGGCGACGAAGGAGGGCGTACTCACCCCTTCGCGGACCGGGAAGGGGTACTGCCTCGAACCGTCATTTGTGAGGTGGCAGGCAGCACAGAGCAAGGCCGCCCTCGGCCGGATCCCCGACATCACGTTCGTCCACAACCCCGAACACGGCGGACCAGAGCGACACGAGCTCGACGCCCGCCTTCTCGAAGCGTTCCGGACGCTGGAGGAGTGCTGCCGGCAAGGACTGATCAAGACGTACGGGGTGGCCACGTGGTCGGCGCTGCACGACGGTTCGCTGACGGTCGGCCGCCTCATGGAACTGGCCCACAAGGCCGGAGACACGACCAACAAGTTCGCAGCGATCCAGCTCCCTTTGAGCCTCGTGCAGCTGGGGCCCATCGCCGACGCACTGGACGGCCGGGGCGTTCTCTTCGACGCCCACGCCGTCGGCCTGGAAGTCTTCGCCTCGGCGCCACTCCATGGCGGAGAGCTGCTAGAGATGGTCACTCCCACCGTCGCGCAGGAAGTGCTTCCGGGAACCACGCCCATACAACTGCTGCTCGGGACGGTCGCCTCCACACCCGGTGTGACACGGATCCTGCTGTCGGCCAGCACCACGAGCCATTGGACGGCAGCCGAGCAGGCCGTCGCCCCGCCCCTCCCATGCCTCTTCGACAGCACCGAACTGAGAAAGATCGTCGATGCCTTCCGCGCCTGA
- a CDS encoding cupin domain-containing protein, whose product MTAQPHAVVARLGEDFLAEAFGRTFRVIPGDAQCIAGLLDWDDLNEIIARHRLEPPRLRLSADGVVVPLDAYTVCEVARRRTVWHRIHPASLHEKLAQGATMVIDAFDELHPGVHGLAHALEARLRSKVQVNLYASWKPREGFGVHWDDHDVVVVQVDGRKRWKIYGPTRVAPMYRDVTETAPPPDEPVAEFVLTPGDILYLPRGWWHAVSASEGQRLLHLTCGLSSTTGVDLVSWVLDTLRAEQTVRADLPHFGSSDQKQHVVDQLRDLLVKEMADGSLIDRYFQHRDADEPVRFRPSLPFVDAVPADPGVRARMLTARHTLSTTDDGNAVLTAGGESWTFAAPALPLLKRLADRSEHRLADLVSDTELTLEQAAAVISELVNGQVASVRGTQ is encoded by the coding sequence ATGACCGCTCAGCCCCATGCGGTCGTCGCACGCCTCGGCGAGGACTTCCTCGCCGAGGCGTTCGGCCGCACCTTCCGCGTCATCCCTGGCGATGCCCAGTGCATTGCCGGACTCCTCGACTGGGACGACCTCAACGAGATCATCGCCCGGCACCGCCTGGAACCACCGCGGCTCCGTCTCTCCGCCGACGGCGTGGTCGTTCCTCTCGACGCCTACACCGTGTGTGAAGTAGCCAGGCGCCGAACCGTGTGGCACCGAATCCACCCCGCCTCCCTGCACGAAAAGCTCGCCCAGGGCGCCACCATGGTGATCGACGCATTCGATGAACTGCACCCAGGCGTACACGGTCTTGCCCATGCTCTTGAGGCCAGGCTCCGCTCAAAGGTCCAGGTGAACCTGTACGCCTCCTGGAAGCCGCGCGAGGGCTTCGGGGTGCACTGGGACGACCACGACGTGGTCGTCGTCCAGGTGGACGGCCGGAAACGCTGGAAGATCTACGGACCGACCCGCGTCGCCCCCATGTACCGCGACGTTACCGAAACCGCCCCGCCGCCCGACGAGCCCGTCGCAGAGTTCGTCCTCACACCGGGGGACATCCTCTACCTGCCCCGTGGCTGGTGGCACGCCGTCTCTGCCTCCGAGGGACAGCGGTTGCTCCACCTGACGTGCGGGCTCAGCTCCACGACCGGCGTTGACCTCGTGTCCTGGGTTCTGGACACCCTGCGAGCAGAACAGACAGTCAGGGCAGACCTCCCCCATTTCGGGTCCTCCGATCAGAAGCAGCATGTCGTTGACCAGCTGCGCGACCTGCTCGTCAAAGAAATGGCCGACGGAAGCCTGATCGATCGCTACTTCCAGCACCGGGACGCGGACGAGCCCGTACGGTTCCGGCCCAGCCTGCCCTTCGTGGACGCAGTGCCGGCGGACCCCGGCGTCAGGGCGCGGATGCTCACCGCACGCCACACGCTCAGTACGACGGACGACGGCAACGCCGTTCTGACGGCAGGCGGCGAGTCCTGGACCTTCGCAGCACCCGCACTGCCCTTACTGAAGCGCCTCGCCGACCGATCGGAACACCGGCTCGCCGACCTCGTCAGCGACACCGAACTCACTCTGGAGCAGGCGGCTGCCGTGATCAGCGAACTCGTGAACGGCCAGGTCGCCTCGGTCAGGGGCACACAGTGA
- a CDS encoding transposase, which translates to MTHYRARAALSHPAFCGLDRAHLGVLIEELADPWLGRCESELGKRRGGERKRAAGAGPDHKLVFTDRVLVTVVHLRLQLPHAALAELYGVSRPTVTRAIHEIRPLLASRGFAVPDRPGIRLRTLADVFAYAKAEAVELRIDGTETQVRRPKAGRPGRKAFVSGKKKQNTAKTTTISDGSGRLLWSGADRPGRLHDQTAMRTEGIAEQLRLHPQVKAKVDEGYRGLANDFPNQVQAPPRKPKDEAPLGENYAWREARRRQSSARICVEHTIGEEKKWRPLQRYLGRRESYAETHAAIAALVSDRAARRPTRRHTSTELVLARKAAC; encoded by the coding sequence GTGACGCATTACCGAGCCCGTGCGGCCTTGTCTCATCCTGCCTTCTGCGGCCTTGATCGTGCACATCTCGGCGTTTTGATCGAGGAGTTGGCCGACCCCTGGTTGGGGCGGTGTGAGTCCGAGTTGGGTAAGCGTCGTGGCGGAGAGCGCAAGCGGGCCGCCGGAGCCGGGCCGGATCACAAGCTGGTCTTCACCGACAGGGTCCTGGTCACCGTGGTCCACCTGCGTCTGCAGCTCCCGCACGCGGCACTGGCCGAGCTCTACGGCGTCTCCCGCCCCACCGTCACCCGCGCCATCCACGAGATCCGCCCGCTGCTGGCCTCCCGCGGCTTCGCCGTCCCCGACCGGCCCGGCATCCGCCTGCGCACCCTGGCCGATGTCTTCGCCTACGCCAAGGCCGAGGCTGTCGAACTGCGCATCGACGGCACCGAGACCCAGGTCCGCCGCCCCAAGGCCGGCCGCCCCGGCCGCAAGGCGTTCGTCTCCGGCAAGAAGAAGCAGAACACCGCCAAGACCACCACCATCAGCGACGGCTCGGGACGCCTACTGTGGTCCGGGGCCGACCGGCCCGGCAGATTGCACGACCAGACCGCGATGCGCACCGAAGGCATCGCCGAGCAGCTGCGTCTGCATCCGCAGGTCAAGGCGAAGGTCGACGAGGGATACCGGGGCCTGGCCAACGACTTCCCCAACCAGGTCCAGGCACCGCCACGCAAGCCGAAGGACGAAGCGCCACTGGGCGAGAACTACGCCTGGCGCGAGGCGCGCCGACGGCAGTCCTCCGCGCGGATCTGCGTGGAGCACACCATCGGCGAGGAGAAGAAGTGGCGGCCGCTCCAGCGATACCTCGGCCGGCGCGAGTCCTACGCCGAAACCCACGCCGCCATCGCCGCACTGGTCTCCGACCGCGCGGCCCGCAGGCCCACCCGGCGGCACACGAGCACCGAACTCGTGCTCGCCCGGAAGGCCGCCTGCTAA
- the mobC gene encoding plasmid mobilization relaxosome protein MobC: MAEEVWRQGAPDQELVAEGGHQQDKPAAKRSRRRSRQPRQRVKRLTFRASEAEDAEIQAAADAKGVSKARFIAQAVHAQLHGRNGLDQDEALDRLEAARVDLARVGNNINQMARILNSGGDVVHLARATHEVCESAAMVKAAARKLVS, translated from the coding sequence GTGGCGGAGGAGGTCTGGCGCCAGGGGGCGCCGGACCAGGAGCTGGTGGCCGAGGGCGGCCACCAGCAGGACAAGCCCGCAGCCAAGCGGAGCCGCCGGCGCTCCCGCCAGCCGCGGCAGCGCGTGAAGCGCCTGACCTTCCGCGCCAGCGAGGCCGAAGACGCAGAGATCCAGGCTGCCGCCGACGCCAAGGGTGTCTCCAAAGCCCGGTTCATCGCTCAGGCGGTCCATGCACAACTCCACGGCCGGAACGGACTCGACCAGGACGAGGCTCTCGACAGGCTCGAAGCGGCCCGCGTCGACCTGGCCCGTGTCGGCAACAACATCAATCAGATGGCGCGGATCCTGAACTCCGGCGGCGACGTCGTCCACCTCGCTCGCGCCACTCACGAGGTCTGCGAGTCCGCAGCCATGGTGAAGGCTGCCGCTCGGAAGCTGGTGAGTTGA
- a CDS encoding GrpB family protein has protein sequence MTGMIVVGDYDPRWPERFEDLRQRLAPHVADLAISVDHVGSTAVPGCAAKPIIDLDIVVAEDATMPELISRLTEQGYRHEGDLGIPGREAFQAPPAAPEHHLYSVVTGSRPHLDHVLLRDYLRQRPDEVRRYSALKVALAQRFRADSQGRRDYSRAKSALVEELVAKSYAARAAGEP, from the coding sequence ATGACTGGCATGATCGTGGTCGGCGACTACGACCCCCGATGGCCCGAGCGGTTTGAGGACCTGCGGCAGCGGCTTGCACCTCACGTCGCGGACCTGGCTATATCAGTCGACCATGTCGGAAGCACAGCCGTGCCCGGATGTGCCGCCAAGCCGATCATCGACCTCGACATTGTGGTGGCCGAGGACGCCACCATGCCCGAGCTGATCTCCCGGCTCACCGAGCAGGGCTACCGGCACGAAGGCGATCTGGGGATTCCGGGGCGAGAGGCCTTCCAGGCCCCTCCTGCGGCTCCCGAACATCACTTGTATAGCGTGGTCACAGGCTCCAGACCCCACCTTGATCACGTCTTGCTCCGTGACTACCTACGTCAGCGGCCCGATGAAGTCCGGCGCTACAGCGCGTTGAAAGTGGCTCTCGCACAGCGATTCCGTGCCGACAGCCAGGGCAGACGGGACTACTCGAGGGCGAAGAGCGCTCTGGTGGAGGAACTGGTCGCGAAGTCCTACGCCGCTCGGGCCGCCGGAGAACCGTGA